Within the Leisingera thetidis genome, the region CCCGCACGATCTTGCCCTTCTTGAACTTGAGGGTTTCCAGAAGGCCGTGATCGAGGTCGAACCGCTTTTCCAGGTTCCTGATCTCCAGCAGCGGGCGGTCTGTCTTTGCGTCCTTCATGCCCGTGCCTCCTGACGGTCTTCATCGCTGTGCAGACGCTGCACCTCGTGGCAGGCGACCGCGACCTCGCCGTATTGCACGATTTCCGGAATCCGGCTGCGGCACAGGTCGGTGGCGTATTTGCAGCGCGGGTTGAAGGCGCAGCCCTGGGGGATGCTGGCCAGGCCCGGCATGTTGCCGGGGATCTGCTTCAGCCGCTGGCCCGGCACCGTCTGCTGCGGCAGCGCGTTGATCAGCCCCTGGGTATAGGGGTGCTGCGGGTCGTTGATGATCTCCCGGGTGCGGCCCGCTTCGATGATCCGGCCGGCATACATCACCAGCGTGCGCTCGGTCATCTGGCTGACCACGCCCAGGTCATGGGTAATCAGGATCAGCCCCACCTGATTGGACTGGCACAGCTCCAGCATCAGCTCCATGATGTCGGCCTGAATGGTCACGTCCAGCGCCGTGGTGGGCTCATCCGCGATGATCAGCTGCGGATCGAGCAAAAGCGCAATCGCGATGATAATCCGCTGGCGCATACCGCCCGACAGCTCGTGCGGGTACTGCTCCAGCCGTTCTTCCGGCGAGGGGATATAGACCTCGCGCAACTTGACGATGGCAATCTGGCGCGCTTCCTCGCGGCTGAGCTTGCGGTGCGCCATCAGAGTTTCGATCATCTGCTGGCCGATGGTCAGCACCGGGTTCAGCGTCACCATCGGATCCTGAAAGATCATCGCCATCCGGTTGCCGCGCAGATTGCGCAGGCGCTTGTCGGACATCTTGACGACATCCTCGCCCTCGAACAGGATCTGGCCGCTGTCGATGTAGCCGGGGCGGCTGAGCAGGTTCATCAGCGAAAAGCCGGTGATCGACTTGCCTGCGCCGCTTTCGCCGACGATGCCCAGACGCTCGCCCTTGGCAAGGTCGAAGGAGATGCCGTTCAGCGCGGTCACCGTTTGGTCGCGCATGGCGAATTTCACGGTCAGGTCACGTACGGAAAGAAGGCTCATCGCGTCACCCCTTGTAGAGTTTCGGGTTCAGGACGTCGCGCATCCAGTCGCCCAGCAGGTTGATGACAAGGACCAGAACCACCAGGACCGCGCCGGGAATGGCGGTGATCCACCAGCTGCCCGAGAAGATGTAGTCAAAGCCCGAGGAGATCAGCGAGCCGAGCGACGGCTGGCTTGGCGGCATCCCCAGGCCCAGGAACGACAGCGACGCCTCGGAGATGATCGCATTGGCGACCTGCACGGTGGAAATGACAAAGATCGGCGACAGCGAGTTCGGCAGGATGTGCCGCACCATGATCCGCATCGGGCCGAAGCCCAGCACCCGGGCGCTGTCGACATATTCCTTCTTCTTCTCCGCCAGCACGGTGGCACGCACGGTCCGGGCGTATTGCGGCCATTCCGCGACGCCGATCACCGCAATCAGGAACACCACGGCATAGCGGTTGAAGGTGTCGGAGCCGAACATGGCCTGCGTCACCGCCAGAAAGATGATCGCCACCATCAGGGTTGAGAACGACAGCTGGATATCCGCGAGCCGCATCAGCAGGCTGTCCAGGCGGCCGCCGACATAGCCGGCCAGCAGGCCGATGGAGATGCCCAGAAAGGCCTGCAGTGCCACCGCGCAGATCCCGATCAGCAGCGACAGCCGGGTGCCGTACAGGATCGTGGACCACAGGTCGCGGCCTTGGTCGTCGGTGCCCAGCATGAACTCCGGCAGCGCACCGTTAATCCAGACCGGCGGGTATTCCGAGTTCATGATGTCAATGGACCCCGGATCATAAGGATCATAGGGCGCAATCACCGGCGCCAGAAAGGCCGCCACGGCAATCAGCAGGAAGACAATCATGCTCACCACCGCCACCGGATTGCGGCGGAAGCTGTAGCCCATGTTGGAATTCCAGGCCCTGGACCAGCGCGACGGTTCGGATTTCGGGGAAAGCGTTTCGGCACTCATGCGCCCATCCTCGCAATATTCACGGTCGGGTTCACCAGGCCATAGATCAGGTCAACGATGGTGTTGGTGACCACAAAGATGAAGCCGACAACGATCAGATAGGCCACGATCAGCGGGGTATCGACGCGATTCACCGCCTCGAGGAACATGAACCCCATGCCCGGCCACTGGAACACCGTCTCGGTCAGGATGGTGTAGGCCACCATGGTGCCGATCTGCACACCGCCCACGGTGATCACCGGCAGAAGCGTGTTTTTCAACGCGTGGACAAAGTAGATCCGCCACGGGTTGATGCCCTTGGCCTTGGCGTATTTCACGTATTCCGACTGCAGCACTTCCATCATCTCGGCCCGGATCAGGCGGACAAACAGCGGCAGCATGATCGACGCCAGCGCAAAGGAGGGCAGAATGATGTGCATCCAGCCGTCGGCAGTGGCAAAGTTGGTCTGCCAGTAGCCCCAGACATGCACGGTGTCGCCGCGCCCGTAGGAAGGAAACCAGCCGTATTCCACCGAGAACACGAAGATCATCAGGATGGCGGTCAGGAACACCGGGATCGAGATGCCGACGATCGACAGGCCCATGATGATCCGGCTGATGATGCTGTCGGGCTTGATCGCGGTATAGACGCCCAGCGGCACCGAGAAGCCGACGATGATCAGCGTCGCACCGAACACCAGCTCCAGCGTCGCGGGCAGCTTCTTCAGGATCACATCCAGCGCCGGCTCCTTGAAGAAATAGGAGGTGCCCAGATCACCCTGCAGCGCATTGCCCGCGAACCGCAGGTATTGAGTCACGAAGCTGTCGTTCAGCCCCAGCTCATCGCGCAGCTGCTGGCGCACTTCTTCCGAGACCGACTGCCCGACCAGTTCGCGCAGCGGGTCGCCCAGGTTGCCCTGGATGGCAAAGGCAATCAGCGAGATGACGAACATCACCGCAACCGCCTGAATCACTCGCTTTGCGAGATAGGCAAACATCTTCCTGACCTTTGTAGAGTTCGATGACAGTGCAGGACGCGGTCTTCTGTGGAACCGCCGATCCTGCGAATACAGCCTGAGGGCCGCCTGTTCAGTGGGTTGTCCGGGCCGGCCCCAGCGGCCGGCCCGGGTCTTTCAGGTTTGTCAGCTGCCGGTTTCCACGATCAGGTCACCGAAGTAGGGGAAGTTCAGCGCGTTCACGATATCGGCTGCGTTCATGCCGGACTTGGCGCCCCATGCCAGGTTCTGCCAGTGCAGCGGGATAAAGGCCGCGTCTTCATACAGGATACCTTCCAGCTTCTGCAGCAGTTCCGCACGCTTGTCCGGATCGGTTTCCGCGTTGGCCTGCAGCATCAGCTTGTCGGCTTCCTCGTTGCAGTAATTGCCCGAGTTGTACTGGCCGTTGCCGGTTGCCTCATCCGGGCAGGCGGTCAGGAACTGGTGGAAGTTGGCGGAATCTTCGGTATCCGCGTGCCAGCCGATCATCATCATGTCCGCCGCGCGCTCGTCGAAGGTCGGCCAGTACTGCGCCTTGGGCATGGTCTGCAGATCCACCTTGATGTTGATCTGTGCCAGCATCGAGGCCACCGCCTGGGCGATCTTGTCGTCATTCACATAGCGGTTGTTCGGCGCCATCATGGTGATCGAGAACCCGTCGGCATAGCCAGCCTCGGCCATCAGCGCCTTTGCTTTCTCCAGGTCAAAACGCGGTGCGAAGTCCTCGCTGTAGCCCAAATAGCCGGCCGGGCTGGCCTGGCCGCCCACGGTGCCGAAGCCGCGCATGATGCGGTCGACGATGCCCGCGTTGTTCACGGCGTAATCGATTGCCTTGCGGACACGGACATCCTTGAAGGCTTCGACGCGCTCCTGGTTCATCTGGAAGGTGATGATGCGGGTGCCCGGCATGGTGATCAGGTCAACGCCGTCGGCATCGGCCACGCGCTTCAGATCGGTCGGCGGAACCGGCGCGATAAAGTCAACATCGCCGGACAACAGCGCCGCGACGCGGGTCGGGTCTTCCTTGATCGGGGTCAGCACGATCTTGTCGACGTTGCCGCCGCTGCCGTTGTCCCAGTAATCGGCATAGCGGTCGAACACGACGCGCACGCCCTGCTCACGCTCGGACACGATGAAGGGGCCGGTGCCGGACACGTTGCGGGAGGCAAAGCTGTCGCCGTGCTTGACGATCTCGGTCTTGTCCTTGCCGTCGGCCGTGGTGCCGGAATAATAGGCGCTGTCCATCGGGAAGATGTAGGTCGCGGTGTGCAGCACCAGCGGATAGGGCTCCGCGGTCTTGAGGTCGAAGGTCATGTCATCGACCACTTCGACATCGGTGAAGGGAGCAAAGATGCCCTTGAAATCGTCGCTTTGCTTGAGCCGGTCGAAGGTCCAGTCCACGTCATTCGCGGTCAGCGGGTTGCCGCTGTGAAAGGTGACTCCGCTGCGCAGCTTGAAGCGCATGGTGGTGTCGTCGATCTGCTCCCAGCTTTCGGCAAGGCGCGGCTCGAACTGCAGGTCCTGGGTCCAGCGCACCAGCGGGTCAAAGACCATGTGCGACAGCTGCAGCGTGCCGCCGGACAGCTGTTCATGCGGATCCAGCGATACCGGGTCGGCGTCATAGGCAACACGCACGGTGGTCTCGGCATAGGCAACCGGCGCCATCGCCACCACCGCAGCAGCCGCCAGGCTTCTGACAAATTTCGTCATTAGGCATTCTCCCCTGTGATTATGGCGGGAACGCTATCCTGCGGCGCGTGCGCTGTGAAATGCCGATATCGCATAGGGTATGCAGGACACACATCGGGGCTATGCGTGTTCGGAATATCTTTTCCTTTGCAACAGCTTATGGACCACACACCGGACGTGTCCCGTTACTTGACGGATATTATCCTGAACTGTTTCCGGCAGCCAAACCCCGCTGCAGGTCTCTTGCACCACGTCTGCGGCATGGAAAACCGCAGGTGCCTGCCCCCGCATGAACAGCTTGCGCACCACAGCCTACACACCGTCCGGGGCTGTTACATGCCGCCACTCAATACCATGCCGAGCTGGATAAACCCGTCCTTCGGTGATGGAAGACAGCGCCGGCAGACCCCCCAAGCAGGCCTCAGCAACTGGCTCCACTCTGTCAGTTCCCGCCCAAACTCCGAATCTGTTGGAAAATGTGATCGCGGGCGAAACCGCGATCGCCATTCCACTCGTCAGCCGCGCCTCCGCTCCGGGCAATCCCGCGCGGGATTTTTCCTCCATCAGCGTAAAGAGTCCGGGCCGACTTGAAGACAAACCCAGAAGCGAGCGAGATTTACGGACGAACAGAACATCGGCATCCGGTCGGAGCATGAATCCGATGCAAAATATGCCGGTTTATGCCGTAAGCATGGCCTGCCGGACGACATTTCCTTCAACTGGAAGGTCAATTCCGGCGGAGTGACGGCATCGGAATCCAGCGGGCTGAAGGCACTCGAGGATGAGAACGGCAAGCTGAAGAAGCTGCTGTTGGAGCAGAAGCTTGATCTGGCCGCAATGAAGGAGCTGGTTTCAAAAAAGTGCTAGCACCCGCTGTGATGCGCGCGGCTGCCGCGCACCTGAATGCCCTGCTGGGGCTTTCAGCACGGCGGGAGTGCCGGATTGCCATGGCCGCCGGTGACACCCTTGCGCTCATCAACAAAGCCCGGATGCACCGACCTGCACCACGTGGATCGGACCGTTCCGGGCGCAATCCTCGGCATAGGGCTTCTTGCCGAAGGCCGCGATGCCTATAAAGGGCAAATTCGGCCGCCGGTTTCATTGCCGTGGTTAGGCAGTTTTCTCCTCAGATCTTTGCCTTCACCGGAGCCGCATATTGCGGCATGGCCACGCGCCTTGGCACGTAGGTACCGTTCCGGGTCACTGTCTCGATGTGTCCGGCAATCTCCTCCATAGGCGCAAACCAGACATCACCACGCTCACACGCACTTTCCAGAAAGGCCGCGACAATTTCCCAGCGGGACAAGCGCCCTGTAGCAAATGGGTGAACCACAGGGATCCAAAGTCCTCCGTGGCGGTAAGCCGCTTCGAACTCCTGGACAAAAGGTTCCCACCCGGACCTGGGTGACCGAACCGGCATCATGTAATCGAGATCCATCGACTGAACATACTGCGGCCAGTCATCCAGGCCCCAATGCGATGGCAGCTCAATGAGCGCCCCATCTTTGGCTTCTATGATGTAAGGCACATCGTCCCCCATCAGGGACGCATCATATTTGAAGCCGCGCTCTACCAGCAATTCGGCCGATTCATTGGAGAAGTTGTAAAGCGGAGCGCGCCAGCCTCGCGGTTTCGCACCGGTCATGAACTCTATCACGCTGATAGCTTTGTCCATCCAGGCCGCCTGTTCCTCCCGGCTCTGTTGTACTGGGTTCTCGTGTAAATACCCGTGATGGCCGATTTCGTGACGGCCGTTCAGGATCAGTTCAACGGTTTCCGGATATGTTTCCATGCACCACGCCGGGATGAAGAATGTCTGCCGGATGCCAAGCCTGCGATAGGTTTCCAAGATACGCGGTATCGCAACCTGCGGCCCATATTGAAGCATCGAGATCGCGGAAGCCCGTTTGTACCCATCCAGCGGATGGTCCAGATGGATCAGGCTGTCGGCATCCATGTCGAAAGTTACGCAGCAGGCGCATTTCGCACCGTTTGGCCAAGGCACCGGGTTGCTGATCATTGTTTGAAAATCCTTCACTTACTTGCCTCCACGCACATACTTGATGCCAATTGCAGCAGGCGGGCGGACCTTGCCTGCGAACAGGACAAGAGCCAGGAATGATGCGATGAATGGCACCATGGAGAACAGCTGGTAAGGCACGTCTGGACTGCCGAACTGAAGACGCAGCTGCAGAGCGTCCGACATTCCGAAGAACAGGCAGGCAAGCAGCGCCCCGACCGGGTTCCAGCGGCCAAGGATCAGGGCTGCCAGAGCAATAAAGCCTTTGCCTGCGCTCATGTGCTCAGTGAAGACAAACACTTGGCTGAGCACCAGGTAGCATCCGCCGAGCCCGGCCATCGCACAACTGATCAGCACGGCAATCAGGCGGACCCGCGATACGCTGATCCCGGCGCTGTCCGCCGCCACGGGATAGTCGCCGATGGCGCGCAGGTTCAGGCCCCACGGGGTCTTGTACATCACCCACCAGGTCAGCGGCACCAAAAGATACATCAGGTAAGTCAGCAGGTCTTGCGTGAACAGCACCTGACCCAAAACCGGGATCGAAGACAGCAACGGAATGGTAAGCGGAGCAAATCCGGGCAAAGTCTCCGTCGCATCGGCACCGAGGATGAGGCGCGCCAGGTACGAGGTAAGGCCGATCATCAGGATGTTGATCGCAATTCCGGCCACCAGCTGGTTGATCGCCAGGCCAACCGCCAGGGCAGCCAGGATCAGGCCGGCCAGGCTGGCCACTGCGAGGCCAAGGAACAGGCCGCCAAAGGGGGTGCCCGTGACATAGGCCCCTACTGCCGCGCCAAAGGCCCCGCCCAAAAGGCACCCTTCCAGAGCAATGTTGAATACACCGGAGCGCTCGGAAATGACACCGCCGACAGCGGCAAAGATGATCGGAATGGACAGCCGCAAGCTGGTCGAGAGGAAATCACTCAGGGCCTGCGGATCGAGAAGGAAATCCATTATTCCTCTCCTTTTCGGAATGTCGCAAATGTATCGCCGACCTCAGCATCCAGCTTGCGCCGCCGCTGCAGGAAAAGGGACCATCTGGTTGCGTTGAACTTGAAGCCCAGGCTTGCGGCGACAAAGATGATCACTAGCCCCTGAATGGCTTCGATAACTGTGCTTTCCAGGCCGACGGCACGCTGCATCACCAGGGCCCCGGCCTTCAGTCCCGACAGGAAGAATGCGGCGATAGGCGCGACCAGCGGGTTCACCGTTGCAAGGAAGGCAACAACAATCCCGTCAAAACCATAGCCAGGAGAGAAGTGATGATAGAGGCGGTACTTCAACCCAAGCACCTCGAAGGTGCCGGCCAATCCGCCCAAGGCGCCGGCGGCGAACATCACCCAGACGATATAGGGCCTGACCGGAACCCCAGCATAGCGTGCAGCTGTCGCGTTTTTGCCGATCGTATCGAGGGCGAAGCCGATGGTTGAGTACTTCAGGACGAAATACATCACCATTGCCAGCGCAAGGCCGACAACAACACCAGCATGCGCGTCGGTGCCATCCATGATCCAGGGCAGCCATAGCTCCTGGCGGATTTCTTCGGAATATGGATAAGGCGCACCTTCCTGCATCATCGGGCCGCCCGCGACGTAGCTGACAATATTGATCGCAATGAAGTTAAGCAGGATCGTCAGGATTACCTCGTTCATGCCGTGATAGGCTTTCAGGTATCCCGGGATCATCCCCCACAGGCCGCCGCCCAATGCTCCAGCCAATACACAGATCGGAACCAGTATCAGCGGCGGCATCGCGGGCAGCAGCAGAGCCGCCATGGCAGAAAACAACCCGCCCATGTAAATCTGGCCTTCAGCACCGATGTTCAGCAAACCGGCACGCAAGGGCAAAATCACGGCCAGGCCGGCCAGCAGGATTGGAGATGTCTTCACCAGCGTGCCAGCCAGGCCCCAGTAATCCAGAAAGGCCCCCTTGAAAAGCTCGGCATAGGCGGTGATCGGCGAAACACCTGCAATCAGGATCAGGCCGGACCCGGCAAACAGGGCGAGCAGAACCGCCCACACAGGGCGCAGAACATAGAAATAGCGGATGGCTGTCAGCATCATACGGCCTCCTTCTCTTTGATACCGCCCATCAATGCCCCGATACGCTCATCGGTGACCTGATCAGGGGTTAGAACGCCGGTGATTTCGCCTGCACACATGACCGCTATGCGGTCCGCCACAGTCATGATGTGTTCGAGCTCAGTTGAAATATAGAGCACAGCTTTGCCAGCGGCGCGTTCCGCCATGACAGTGCGCTGCACCGCTTCGATGGCGCCGACATCAAGACCCTTGCAGGGCTGCATCACCACCAGAACCTGCGGATCGCATTCCACTTCACGGGCAAAAATCAGCTTTTGCTGGTTGCCCCCGGACAGGAACCGGACGTGCTGGTCGATGTTGCGCATACGCACGTCGTAGCGTTCAACCCAGTCCCTGGCTTTTTGCCGGACCGTGCCCTTGCTGATCACCCCGCTTCCGGAGAACGGCCGGACCCGGAAATCACGCAGCATCGCGTTTTGCCAAATTGAGAAATCGAGCACCAGGCCCGTGTGATGCCGGTCTTCCGGTACAAAGGAAACATGATGCTGGTGGCGGCGCGCATGCACCGAACTGTAAGTGATGTCGGCGCCGTTGACCGATATCGTCCCGGCATCCGGTGCCAGCAGGCCGGTTATGACCTCGGAGAGTTCAGCTTGGCCATTGCCATCAACGCCGGCAACACCCAGCACTTCACCGGCACGGATCTCCAAGGACACATCCTTCAGTGCCTCAATCCCCCGGCTGTTGCGTGCCCGCAGGCCCTCGGCCTTGAGAATGACTGCGCCTGGCTTCCGGTCCCCGCGGTCCATCTCGTCATGAACGACTTCGCGTCCGACCATTAGGCGGGCCATCTCCCGCGCGTCGGATTCCGAGACCTTCACCTCGGCACTGACCTTGCCGTGCTGCATGATGGTGACGTTGTCCGCGATTGCTTCGACTTCATCGAGCTTGTGAGTAATGAAAATCACCGTTTTACCGGCGTCCCTCAGCCGCGCCATGCCGTCCAGGAAATTGGCGATCTCATTCGGAGCCAGAACACTGGTTGGCTCGTCCAGAATGATAATATCCGCATCCCGGAACAGGACCTTGAGGATTTCTACCCGTTGCCGCATGCCAATGGGCAGCTTCCAAACTTCTTCGTGGGGATCGATATCGAACTGGTATTCTTCCGACAGTTCCCGCAGTCGCTCGGCGATACTCTCCAGATCCAGCGTGGCCCCCTGTCCGGGCAAGCCGAGGGCAACATTTTCGGCAACTGTCAGGGTATCGACCAGCATGAAATGCTGGTGGATCATGCCGATCCCCATTTCCATTGCCTTTCTTGGCGAGGGTATCTGCGTCACATTTCCATTGAGGGAGATCACGCCCTCTTCCGGCTGGTACAGGCCGAAAAGAACGTTCATCAAAGTCGTCTTCCCAGCGCCGTTTTCGCCAAGGATCGCGTGAATGGATCCTCGCTCGATTTTCAGATGCACTCCATCCAGGGCCCGGAACGTTCCAAACAGTTTCGCGATCCCAGTGAGTTCAAGCGCAGCTTCAGGCATAGAAACCTCCATTTTCTTCGTAAACCCAAGTGGGGGAGAGCATTGCGCCCTTCCCCCCGGGAGGAGACCTTGTGTCAGTGGGTTTCTATTTCTCGCGCGATGATCTTGCCGATGACATCCTGGGCGGATTGCTGTGCATCCGCCGATACCCGGTCGGAATAGCTGCCGATGCGGGCAACTGCGGGCGTTTCCAGACCGAAGATATAGGGCTTGCTTTCCATTTCACCGGCTTTGGCGGTGGAAATCACTTCCACCAGCGCACTGCGCATATCGAAGATTGCAGACTGGATGACGGTTTCGGGCCAGTCGGCAATCGCGTCGTAATAGATGCCGATACCCATCTTGCCCTTTTCGCGGACACCTTGCAGGCTGCCAACGACTGCATTGTCCATCGATGGGAAAATGACGTCAGCGCCTTGGCTGATCAGATTGAGAGCCGCCTCCTTGCCCTTGGCGACGTCATCCCAGTCGTTTGTCCAGGCGGTGAAAACCTCGCCGTCCGGCCGGGAATCCAGAAAGCCCTTTTCAAAGCCCTCACCAAGCTGAACATAGAATTGAAGCTTTTGGGCGCCGATGTACCCGGCTTTACCGGTTTCAGATGCCTGCGCCGCTACATGCCCCATCACGTAGCCCAATGCAGGGAAGTCGAAACTCATGGTCGAGATGTTCTCGCCAGCTTCGGTTCCGTTCACAATCAAGAATTGCGTATCGGGAAACCGCCCGGCAACCCGGCCGACGGATTCCTGAAACTCGCCGCCGTGGCCGATCACCAGATCGTACCCGCGGCGGGCATAGTCGGACAGGGCTTGCGGCTGGTCCGGCTGCGCCGTTTTCTCAGAATAGGCAAATTCAATCGACAGCTCTTCAGCTGCCCGCTGCACCCCCTCAAATCCCGCTTGGTTGAAGGAGCGGTCAGTGATCACCCCGGGCAAGACAATTGCCACCTTGAAGTCGTCTGCCAGCGCGGCACCCGATGCAGCACTCAAGGCTGCGCAGACTGCGGCCGCTTTCGCGGCAGTAAGAACTTTGGACTGTTTCATTGCGTCCTCCCTGTTTATGTCATTAAAAACTTAAGTCACTTAATCTTTTTGAGTCAATAAATTTATTGTGGCTCTTAGCACAGCGTGCGATACTGCAGGGCAGCAAGAGGTTTTTCTGATGGCAACAAAGGGACTTAGAGAGCGGCAGAAGGAAACGCGCCGTGCTCGTATTGTGGAAATCGCCCGGCGGAAGTTTCAGGACTCGGGGTATGCAGTCACCACAATAGAGGACATCGCGGCAGAGGCAGAGCTGTCCGCGGTCACGATCTACAAGTACTTTGGCAGCAAGGCGGGTATCCTTCTGGCACTGGTCAGGCAGAGTGATCTTTTCCTGATCCAGAAGCTGGATGAATGCGTGAATACTCCCCATCAGGGCCTTACCGAAGGTGTCCTCGCGTTCGGGCGGATCATGCGGCAGCACGCGATGACTTATCTGCAGAAACCAACCTGGAGGGAGGTCATCTCTGCTTCGATATCTGAAGGGAGCAAGGAGTTCGGACGGACCTATAACGATCTCGACAACGCCCTGATAGAAAAGATGGAGGCGCTTATCTTCAATCTGCAAGAGCAGGGCAAGGTCACCCGGAACCTGGATTCAAGAGCGCTTGCTGATTGCCTCTTCTCGCTGCAGAACATCCGCTTCTTTCAATTCATAGCAGATGACACCATTGGCATGGATGCAGCGGACAAAAATTTCCAGCAAGATCTGGCGTCCCTGCAAGCCGCGTATTCAGGTTAGACTTTTGGCACGTCGACCCATAAACCGCGCCGGGTTTGCCGGAGGCTGATTTCAGTGAGTTAAGCAACTATGCCCTCAGCTTGCCAGAGCCGCGCAGCAATTGGCCTCTGCTTCTGACGGCGGGATGCCCCTGTCGGCTCGAGCAGGCGGCGGCTGTTGAACCAGTCCACCCAATCAAGTGTAACATATTCCACGGCCTCGAAGCTATGCCACGGTCCCCGGCGGTGAATGGCTTCGGCTTTGAACAAGCCGTTGATTGTCTCG harbors:
- a CDS encoding ABC transporter permease, coding for MSAETLSPKSEPSRWSRAWNSNMGYSFRRNPVAVVSMIVFLLIAVAAFLAPVIAPYDPYDPGSIDIMNSEYPPVWINGALPEFMLGTDDQGRDLWSTILYGTRLSLLIGICAVALQAFLGISIGLLAGYVGGRLDSLLMRLADIQLSFSTLMVAIIFLAVTQAMFGSDTFNRYAVVFLIAVIGVAEWPQYARTVRATVLAEKKKEYVDSARVLGFGPMRIMVRHILPNSLSPIFVISTVQVANAIISEASLSFLGLGMPPSQPSLGSLISSGFDYIFSGSWWITAIPGAVLVVLVLVINLLGDWMRDVLNPKLYKG
- a CDS encoding polysaccharide deacetylase family protein gives rise to the protein MKDFQTMISNPVPWPNGAKCACCVTFDMDADSLIHLDHPLDGYKRASAISMLQYGPQVAIPRILETYRRLGIRQTFFIPAWCMETYPETVELILNGRHEIGHHGYLHENPVQQSREEQAAWMDKAISVIEFMTGAKPRGWRAPLYNFSNESAELLVERGFKYDASLMGDDVPYIIEAKDGALIELPSHWGLDDWPQYVQSMDLDYMMPVRSPRSGWEPFVQEFEAAYRHGGLWIPVVHPFATGRLSRWEIVAAFLESACERGDVWFAPMEEIAGHIETVTRNGTYVPRRVAMPQYAAPVKAKI
- a CDS encoding ABC transporter ATP-binding protein — its product is MSLLSVRDLTVKFAMRDQTVTALNGISFDLAKGERLGIVGESGAGKSITGFSLMNLLSRPGYIDSGQILFEGEDVVKMSDKRLRNLRGNRMAMIFQDPMVTLNPVLTIGQQMIETLMAHRKLSREEARQIAIVKLREVYIPSPEERLEQYPHELSGGMRQRIIIAIALLLDPQLIIADEPTTALDVTIQADIMELMLELCQSNQVGLILITHDLGVVSQMTERTLVMYAGRIIEAGRTREIINDPQHPYTQGLINALPQQTVPGQRLKQIPGNMPGLASIPQGCAFNPRCKYATDLCRSRIPEIVQYGEVAVACHEVQRLHSDEDRQEARA
- a CDS encoding ABC transporter ATP-binding protein; this encodes MPEAALELTGIAKLFGTFRALDGVHLKIERGSIHAILGENGAGKTTLMNVLFGLYQPEEGVISLNGNVTQIPSPRKAMEMGIGMIHQHFMLVDTLTVAENVALGLPGQGATLDLESIAERLRELSEEYQFDIDPHEEVWKLPIGMRQRVEILKVLFRDADIIILDEPTSVLAPNEIANFLDGMARLRDAGKTVIFITHKLDEVEAIADNVTIMQHGKVSAEVKVSESDAREMARLMVGREVVHDEMDRGDRKPGAVILKAEGLRARNSRGIEALKDVSLEIRAGEVLGVAGVDGNGQAELSEVITGLLAPDAGTISVNGADITYSSVHARRHQHHVSFVPEDRHHTGLVLDFSIWQNAMLRDFRVRPFSGSGVISKGTVRQKARDWVERYDVRMRNIDQHVRFLSGGNQQKLIFAREVECDPQVLVVMQPCKGLDVGAIEAVQRTVMAERAAGKAVLYISTELEHIMTVADRIAVMCAGEITGVLTPDQVTDERIGALMGGIKEKEAV
- a CDS encoding transposase; its protein translation is MRSEHESDAKYAGLCRKHGLPDDISFNWKVNSGGVTASESSGLKALEDENGKLKKLLLEQKLDLAAMKELVSKKC
- a CDS encoding ABC transporter permease, whose translation is MMLTAIRYFYVLRPVWAVLLALFAGSGLILIAGVSPITAYAELFKGAFLDYWGLAGTLVKTSPILLAGLAVILPLRAGLLNIGAEGQIYMGGLFSAMAALLLPAMPPLILVPICVLAGALGGGLWGMIPGYLKAYHGMNEVILTILLNFIAINIVSYVAGGPMMQEGAPYPYSEEIRQELWLPWIMDGTDAHAGVVVGLALAMVMYFVLKYSTIGFALDTIGKNATAARYAGVPVRPYIVWVMFAAGALGGLAGTFEVLGLKYRLYHHFSPGYGFDGIVVAFLATVNPLVAPIAAFFLSGLKAGALVMQRAVGLESTVIEAIQGLVIIFVAASLGFKFNATRWSLFLQRRRKLDAEVGDTFATFRKGEE
- a CDS encoding ABC transporter permease yields the protein MDFLLDPQALSDFLSTSLRLSIPIIFAAVGGVISERSGVFNIALEGCLLGGAFGAAVGAYVTGTPFGGLFLGLAVASLAGLILAALAVGLAINQLVAGIAINILMIGLTSYLARLILGADATETLPGFAPLTIPLLSSIPVLGQVLFTQDLLTYLMYLLVPLTWWVMYKTPWGLNLRAIGDYPVAADSAGISVSRVRLIAVLISCAMAGLGGCYLVLSQVFVFTEHMSAGKGFIALAALILGRWNPVGALLACLFFGMSDALQLRLQFGSPDVPYQLFSMVPFIASFLALVLFAGKVRPPAAIGIKYVRGGK
- a CDS encoding ABC transporter substrate-binding protein, encoding MTKFVRSLAAAAVVAMAPVAYAETTVRVAYDADPVSLDPHEQLSGGTLQLSHMVFDPLVRWTQDLQFEPRLAESWEQIDDTTMRFKLRSGVTFHSGNPLTANDVDWTFDRLKQSDDFKGIFAPFTDVEVVDDMTFDLKTAEPYPLVLHTATYIFPMDSAYYSGTTADGKDKTEIVKHGDSFASRNVSGTGPFIVSEREQGVRVVFDRYADYWDNGSGGNVDKIVLTPIKEDPTRVAALLSGDVDFIAPVPPTDLKRVADADGVDLITMPGTRIITFQMNQERVEAFKDVRVRKAIDYAVNNAGIVDRIMRGFGTVGGQASPAGYLGYSEDFAPRFDLEKAKALMAEAGYADGFSITMMAPNNRYVNDDKIAQAVASMLAQINIKVDLQTMPKAQYWPTFDERAADMMMIGWHADTEDSANFHQFLTACPDEATGNGQYNSGNYCNEEADKLMLQANAETDPDKRAELLQKLEGILYEDAAFIPLHWQNLAWGAKSGMNAADIVNALNFPYFGDLIVETGS
- a CDS encoding ABC transporter permease, with product MFAYLAKRVIQAVAVMFVISLIAFAIQGNLGDPLRELVGQSVSEEVRQQLRDELGLNDSFVTQYLRFAGNALQGDLGTSYFFKEPALDVILKKLPATLELVFGATLIIVGFSVPLGVYTAIKPDSIISRIIMGLSIVGISIPVFLTAILMIFVFSVEYGWFPSYGRGDTVHVWGYWQTNFATADGWMHIILPSFALASIMLPLFVRLIRAEMMEVLQSEYVKYAKAKGINPWRIYFVHALKNTLLPVITVGGVQIGTMVAYTILTETVFQWPGMGFMFLEAVNRVDTPLIVAYLIVVGFIFVVTNTIVDLIYGLVNPTVNIARMGA